The DNA sequence AGCCGTTTGTCTCTGTCAATTGCGCTGCGTTCCCCGAGCACCTGCTGGAAAGCGAGCTGTTCGGTCACGTCAAAGGGGCGTTCACCGGCGCTTCGACTAACCGGAAAGGATTGATCGAAGAAGCACACGGCGGCACATTCTTCCTCGATGAAATCGGCACCATGCCGCTCAGCGTGCAGGCCAAACTGCTCCGCGTGTTGGAAGACCGCACGATTCGACGCATCGGTGAAAACAGAACGATCACCGTTGATATTCGCATCATTGCGGCTACGAATCTGGATTTCGAGACGGCCATTCAGAATCGCGAATTCCGCGAAGACCTTTACTACCGTCTCAACGTCGTCTCGATTCACGTGCCACCGCTGCGCGCGCGCCGCAGTGATATTCCGGCGCTGACCGAACACTTCCTGAAAAAGTACTGCCAACGCGAGAACAAGATCATCCAGGCCATTGCGCCCGAGGCCATGCAGTTGCTGCTCAATTACAATTATCCGGGCAACGTCCGGGAGTTGAAACATATCATCGAGCAGGCTGTGGCTATGTGCGCTGGGCCGGTGATTACATGCGACGTTCTGCCGCCTCATGTGCGCGAAGGCGTCGAGCCACTCTCATTCGGATTTCAATCAACCCCAATGCCGTATGCTCAACCGATCACATCGCCCAACGGCCATCTGAACGGTCATCATAAGGGCCGGCTCAGAGCGCTCGATGAGCGCGAACGTGAGTTGATCCTGGAAGCAAT is a window from the Blastocatellia bacterium genome containing:
- a CDS encoding sigma-54 dependent transcriptional regulator; translation: MFKILIVDDEESVRRFLISCFRHEQYEIDQAGSVAEARDMMLHSVYDLVITDLRMDSVSGMELVRFIKSTSPHTEVMMMTGYATVDIAVQAMKEGACDFITKPLSRDELLQRVKNALNRQRLEKEVVFLRSEFQREFGLENIVGESKELRTILDTLRRIAPSESTVLITGETGTGKELVAKAIHTLSRRANKPFVSVNCAAFPEHLLESELFGHVKGAFTGASTNRKGLIEEAHGGTFFLDEIGTMPLSVQAKLLRVLEDRTIRRIGENRTITVDIRIIAATNLDFETAIQNREFREDLYYRLNVVSIHVPPLRARRSDIPALTEHFLKKYCQRENKIIQAIAPEAMQLLLNYNYPGNVRELKHIIEQAVAMCAGPVITCDVLPPHVREGVEPLSFGFQSTPMPYAQPITSPNGHLNGHHKGRLRALDERERELILEAIGRNQGNLERAAKDLGISRVTLWRRMKKYGIRGTYTVHYG